One segment of Deinococcus seoulensis DNA contains the following:
- the cmk gene encoding (d)CMP kinase, giving the protein MIVTIDGVAASGKSSVSSGVAQALGVPYVSSGLLYRAATLLGLEASLDLHAAPGLLTLLGAHPVRLEPLAGGNRVWQGERELTDDLHSSRVDRGVSVVAALPEVREWVDAQLRALPEPFVAEGRDMGTNVFPHASHKFYLTASARIRAERRARERPEDVPAIEAALQRRDELDTVQSAPAPDALVIDTGPLDLQGVIDTILTRLP; this is encoded by the coding sequence ATGATCGTGACCATTGATGGCGTGGCCGCCAGCGGAAAATCCAGCGTGTCCTCGGGTGTCGCGCAGGCGCTCGGCGTGCCCTACGTGAGCAGCGGCCTGCTGTACCGCGCCGCGACCCTGCTGGGCCTCGAGGCGAGCCTGGACCTGCACGCCGCTCCCGGCCTGCTGACCCTGCTGGGCGCACACCCGGTCCGGCTGGAACCCCTGGCCGGCGGGAACCGCGTGTGGCAGGGCGAACGTGAACTCACGGACGACCTGCACTCGAGCCGCGTGGACCGGGGCGTGAGCGTCGTGGCGGCCCTGCCGGAGGTGCGCGAGTGGGTGGACGCCCAGCTGCGCGCCCTGCCCGAACCGTTCGTGGCCGAGGGCCGCGACATGGGCACCAACGTGTTCCCGCACGCCAGTCACAAGTTCTACCTGACGGCCAGCGCCCGCATCCGCGCCGAGCGCCGAGCCCGCGAACGCCCGGAGGACGTGCCTGCCATCGAGGCGGCCCTGCAACGCCGCGACGAACTGGACACCGTGCAGAGCGCCCCCGCGCCCGACGCGCTGGTGATCGACACCGGCCCGCTGGACCTTCAGGGCGTGATCGATACCATCCTGACCCGCCTGCCCTGA
- a CDS encoding S8 family serine peptidase encodes MKNTVKSLSLLSLALVLGACGTSTPTASAPTGSLTNRASTLKATPNVPTRWFVELAGDPTAMSVQSVTGQQATFRAQAAQLGIKYQEVRSFQTLFNGFSVQASEAEINRMSRLPGVLGVYPVKEIAAPKVEVNLTDALTPDMFSAIKMTGADIAQNELGLTGKGIKVGVIDTGVDLEHPAFAGRVVAQYDFVGDDYDFGLTPKPDPIADDCGGHGSHVAGIVGGNDASKGFKGVAPEVSFGAYRVFGCDGSTGEDIMIAAMERAYMDGMQVVNLSIGSAFENWEGTPSAKVGSRMVKKGMVVVASAGNSGASGQYSMGGVTMGDNVISVASVSNTEIEVKSFTLSADGSKVGYFAATGAPEATVGTTLPIGKNPTSSPTTTNDGCLVGGANPFAPGSLTGQAVLIRRGSCTFYEKSKNAQDAGAKAVILYNNTAGYISPTVAGATEISIPVVSISAADGAKISGLIAGGTSMTFLSGTINIPSPTANTLDTYSSYGMSADLELKPDIAAPGGNIRSAYPLEKGNGGYATLSGTSMASPHVAGAAALMLQAYPNTKAKDMRGLLMNSATLRWYRAASGTLFTGYPDYVQRQGAGMVDIVGSYYSTVRAEPNKLSLGESATFATRNKVVVLKNIFSRNETFTAYHYPALTIGGTTLAPVALTDYATMTINGQDADKTDVAVTVPANGETELNVVITPPAGAPDKAQYGGYIVLESKSGQNMVIPYSGFKGDYQSIQVLGNLTVSGQSQDFPALFDDKEDTYYLEGEAVTTPIDYTMADTDTPYVLAQISHQARKLTLELLDGNGAVVDTLLKQEYLGRNCTNNIAQTSSTCDAYNTYAWDGKLSSGSNAANGTYQLRIKVLKAQGNENVASDTEVYTTQKFNVARP; translated from the coding sequence GTGAAGAACACGGTCAAATCACTTTCCCTGCTGAGTCTCGCGCTGGTCCTGGGGGCCTGCGGTACCAGCACGCCCACGGCCTCGGCACCCACCGGTTCGCTCACCAACCGCGCCAGCACCCTGAAGGCCACGCCGAACGTCCCGACCCGCTGGTTCGTGGAACTGGCCGGTGATCCCACCGCGATGAGCGTGCAGAGCGTGACCGGTCAGCAGGCCACGTTCCGCGCGCAGGCCGCGCAACTGGGCATCAAGTACCAGGAGGTGCGCAGCTTCCAGACGCTGTTCAACGGGTTCTCCGTGCAGGCCAGCGAGGCGGAAATCAACCGCATGTCGCGCCTGCCCGGCGTGCTGGGCGTGTACCCCGTCAAGGAGATCGCCGCGCCGAAGGTGGAGGTCAACCTGACCGACGCCCTGACGCCCGACATGTTCTCGGCGATCAAGATGACCGGCGCGGACATCGCGCAGAACGAACTGGGCCTGACCGGCAAGGGCATCAAGGTCGGCGTGATCGATACCGGCGTGGACCTGGAGCACCCGGCCTTCGCGGGCCGCGTGGTCGCGCAGTACGACTTCGTGGGTGACGACTACGACTTCGGCCTGACCCCGAAACCCGACCCCATCGCGGACGACTGCGGCGGTCACGGGTCGCACGTGGCCGGGATCGTGGGCGGCAACGACGCCAGCAAGGGCTTCAAGGGCGTGGCGCCCGAGGTCAGCTTCGGCGCGTACCGCGTGTTCGGCTGCGACGGCAGCACGGGCGAGGACATCATGATCGCCGCCATGGAACGCGCGTACATGGACGGCATGCAGGTCGTGAACCTCAGCATCGGGTCGGCCTTCGAGAACTGGGAAGGCACGCCGTCGGCGAAGGTCGGCAGCCGCATGGTCAAGAAGGGCATGGTTGTGGTGGCGTCTGCCGGGAACAGCGGCGCCAGCGGCCAGTACTCCATGGGCGGCGTGACCATGGGCGACAACGTGATCTCGGTCGCGTCGGTCAGCAACACGGAAATCGAGGTCAAGAGCTTCACGCTCAGCGCGGACGGCAGCAAGGTCGGGTACTTCGCCGCGACCGGCGCGCCGGAGGCGACGGTCGGCACCACCCTGCCCATCGGGAAGAACCCCACCAGCAGCCCCACCACCACCAACGACGGGTGCCTTGTGGGCGGCGCGAATCCGTTCGCGCCCGGCAGCCTGACCGGTCAGGCCGTCCTGATCCGCCGTGGCAGCTGCACCTTCTACGAGAAGTCCAAGAACGCCCAGGACGCCGGGGCCAAGGCCGTGATCCTGTACAACAACACCGCCGGGTACATCAGCCCCACCGTGGCGGGCGCCACCGAGATCAGCATTCCGGTCGTGTCGATCAGCGCGGCGGACGGCGCGAAGATCAGCGGCCTGATCGCCGGCGGTACCAGCATGACCTTCCTGAGCGGCACCATCAACATTCCCAGCCCCACGGCGAACACGCTGGATACGTACTCCTCGTACGGCATGAGCGCTGACCTGGAACTGAAACCCGACATCGCCGCGCCCGGCGGGAACATCCGCAGCGCGTACCCCCTGGAGAAAGGGAACGGCGGGTACGCCACCCTCAGCGGCACCAGCATGGCCTCCCCGCACGTGGCGGGCGCCGCCGCGCTGATGCTGCAGGCCTACCCGAACACGAAGGCCAAGGACATGCGCGGCCTGCTGATGAACAGCGCCACGCTGCGCTGGTACCGCGCGGCCAGCGGCACGCTGTTCACCGGGTACCCCGATTACGTGCAGCGTCAGGGCGCGGGCATGGTGGACATCGTCGGGTCGTACTACAGCACCGTGCGCGCCGAACCCAACAAGCTCAGCCTGGGTGAGAGCGCCACCTTTGCCACGCGCAACAAGGTGGTCGTGCTGAAGAACATCTTCAGCCGCAACGAGACCTTCACGGCGTACCACTACCCGGCCCTGACGATCGGCGGCACCACCCTGGCCCCCGTCGCCCTGACCGATTACGCCACCATGACCATCAACGGTCAGGACGCCGACAAGACCGATGTGGCCGTGACCGTGCCCGCCAATGGCGAGACCGAACTGAACGTCGTGATCACGCCCCCCGCAGGGGCGCCCGACAAGGCCCAGTACGGCGGGTACATCGTGCTGGAAAGCAAGTCCGGCCAGAACATGGTGATCCCCTACAGCGGCTTCAAGGGCGACTACCAGAGCATCCAGGTGCTCGGGAACCTGACTGTCAGCGGTCAGAGCCAGGACTTCCCGGCGCTGTTCGACGACAAGGAAGACACCTACTACCTGGAGGGCGAGGCGGTCACCACGCCCATCGACTACACCATGGCAGACACGGATACCCCGTACGTGCTGGCGCAGATCAGCCACCAGGCCCGCAAACTGACCCTGGAACTGCTCGACGGGAACGGCGCGGTCGTGGACACCCTGCTCAAGCAGGAGTACCTGGGCCGCAACTGCACCAACAACATCGCGCAGACCAGCAGCACCTGCGACGCCTACAACACCTACGCCTGGGACGGCAAACTGAGCAGCGGCAGCAACGCCGCGAACGGCACGTACCAGCTGCGCATCAAGGTCCTGAAAGCGCAGGGGAACGAGAACGTCGCCAGCGACACCGAGGTGTACACCACCCAGAAATTCAACGTCGCGCGCCCCTGA
- a CDS encoding Ig-like domain-containing protein codes for MKRFGSLSLLTLTAALTACGVGPVDLTGPTLTLSASFKTVNTGTTVTFTANANDPSGVDRVEFYKGTTLIATDTTAPYTTSATYTAADNGTQTITAKAYDNGNNVSTASETVTVNISTAKPAASVTASASTLINAGSVTFTATATDDIGVTKVEFYDNGKLIATDTTAPYSASAAYTVTDNGVHTIMVKAYDADGNVGEASTTVTIAVDSTAPTVSLVPSATTIVSAGTVTFDVKATDNTGVTKVEFYDNGKLIATDTAAPYSASAAYAFADNGTHAIMVKAYDASGNVGEASATVTVAIADANEPNDSVAAATTLTVGTPIKGAIAAQGRDHDYFKFTAAAGEMLKLTVRSVSVDAASTLDPYVMILMPDGVTVLEKDDDSGNGMESEIRFNAPVAGTYTAVVTSFDIHDSPTATDDRATNTYQIDLTRR; via the coding sequence ATGAAGCGATTCGGTTCCCTTTCACTTCTTACCCTGACCGCCGCACTGACAGCGTGCGGCGTCGGCCCTGTCGACCTCACCGGACCCACCCTGACCCTCAGCGCCAGCTTCAAGACCGTGAACACCGGCACCACCGTGACCTTCACGGCCAATGCCAACGATCCCAGCGGCGTTGACCGCGTGGAGTTCTACAAGGGCACCACCCTGATCGCCACGGACACCACCGCGCCCTACACGACCAGCGCCACGTACACTGCCGCCGACAACGGCACGCAGACCATCACCGCCAAGGCCTACGACAACGGCAACAACGTCAGCACGGCCAGTGAGACCGTGACGGTCAACATCAGCACCGCCAAGCCAGCCGCGAGCGTCACCGCCAGCGCCAGCACCCTGATCAATGCGGGCAGCGTGACCTTCACCGCCACTGCCACCGACGACATCGGCGTGACCAAGGTCGAGTTCTACGACAACGGCAAACTGATCGCCACCGACACGACCGCGCCCTACTCGGCCAGCGCTGCCTATACCGTCACCGATAACGGCGTGCACACCATCATGGTCAAAGCCTACGATGCCGACGGAAACGTGGGAGAAGCCAGCACCACCGTGACGATCGCCGTGGACTCAACAGCTCCGACCGTCAGTCTCGTACCCAGCGCCACCACGATCGTAAGCGCAGGCACCGTGACCTTCGACGTCAAGGCCACCGACAACACGGGCGTGACCAAAGTCGAGTTCTACGACAACGGCAAACTCATCGCCACCGACACGGCCGCACCCTACTCGGCCAGCGCAGCGTACGCCTTCGCGGATAACGGCACTCACGCCATCATGGTCAAGGCATACGACGCCAGCGGTAACGTGGGCGAAGCCAGCGCCACCGTCACGGTCGCCATTGCCGACGCGAACGAACCGAACGACAGTGTGGCCGCCGCCACGACCCTGACGGTCGGCACGCCCATCAAGGGCGCCATTGCCGCGCAGGGCCGCGACCACGATTACTTCAAGTTCACGGCCGCTGCCGGTGAGATGCTGAAACTGACCGTCCGGAGCGTCAGCGTGGACGCCGCCAGCACCCTGGACCCCTACGTGATGATCCTGATGCCCGACGGCGTGACCGTCCTGGAAAAAGACGACGACAGCGGCAACGGAATGGAATCCGAGATCCGCTTCAACGCGCCGGTCGCCGGGACGTACACGGCCGTCGTGACCAGCTTCGACATTCACGATTCCCCTACCGCCACCGACGACCGGGCCACGAACACCTACCAGATCGACCTGACCCGCCGCTGA
- a CDS encoding alpha/beta hydrolase family protein produces MIRLLPLLPVLLLPSLSVASAQSAAALARVDAAQMSIPAARQTFQKGGYPGSALTVRQTLAAGSNYTRQVVSYQSDGLRINALLTVPRGTPPRGGWPAIVFNHGYVPPKVYRTTERYVAYQDAFARAGFVTLKSDYRGHGSSQGEALGGYYAPGYTTDVMNALGSLRRDPRVNPARIGMWGHSMGGFLSLRAMAIDPSVKAGVIWAGVVGDYDQLMNSWTRRAPVPASIPSAVLNLRRQAVAKYGTPRDNPTFWNKLSANTYLRDLGGPLQLHIGTNDEDVPVAFHTTLAAQLRPLGKLGGSYVYPGDNHNLSGNLRVALDRSVKFFRERL; encoded by the coding sequence ATGATCCGCCTCCTGCCCCTGTTGCCCGTCCTGCTGTTGCCTTCCCTGTCCGTGGCGTCCGCGCAGTCTGCTGCGGCGCTGGCCCGCGTGGACGCCGCGCAGATGAGCATCCCGGCGGCCCGGCAGACCTTCCAGAAGGGCGGGTATCCGGGCAGCGCCCTGACGGTCCGGCAGACCCTGGCGGCGGGCAGCAACTACACCCGGCAGGTGGTCAGCTACCAGTCCGATGGCCTGCGCATTAACGCGCTGCTGACCGTGCCGCGCGGCACGCCGCCCAGGGGAGGGTGGCCCGCCATCGTGTTCAACCACGGGTACGTGCCTCCGAAGGTGTACCGCACCACGGAACGGTACGTGGCGTACCAGGACGCCTTCGCGCGGGCGGGTTTCGTCACCCTGAAAAGCGACTACCGGGGGCACGGCAGCAGTCAGGGCGAGGCGCTCGGCGGGTACTACGCACCGGGCTACACCACGGACGTGATGAACGCCCTGGGCAGCCTCAGGCGTGACCCGCGCGTGAACCCGGCGCGGATCGGCATGTGGGGGCACTCCATGGGCGGCTTCCTGAGCCTGCGCGCCATGGCCATCGATCCCAGCGTGAAGGCCGGTGTGATCTGGGCGGGCGTGGTGGGTGATTACGATCAGCTCATGAACAGCTGGACGCGCCGTGCGCCCGTCCCGGCCAGCATTCCCAGCGCCGTGCTGAACCTGCGCAGGCAGGCCGTGGCGAAGTACGGCACGCCCCGCGACAACCCCACCTTCTGGAACAAACTCAGCGCGAACACCTACCTGCGTGACCTGGGCGGCCCGCTGCAACTGCACATCGGCACGAACGACGAGGACGTGCCCGTCGCGTTCCACACGACCCTGGCCGCGCAACTGCGCCCGCTGGGAAAACTGGGCGGCAGTTACGTGTACCCCGGCGACAACCACAACCTGTCCGGGAACCTGCGCGTGGCACTGGACCGCAGCGTGAAATTCTTCCGGGAGCGGCTGTAA